A single region of the Podospora pseudopauciseta strain CBS 411.78 chromosome 1, whole genome shotgun sequence genome encodes:
- a CDS encoding hypothetical protein (COG:D; EggNog:ENOG503NVG0), translating to MASTTYHSSADETFFVEDEAAQRMTMRDAGRMIARNKQEMIANELSRLAHDEYLEDIMKHMRHMEDETLPDANLIDMQREIQWFMRPYLIDFLIEAHAAFSLLPETLFLTVNLLDRYCSKRVVYKQHYQLVGCAALLIAAKYGDKKDRVPQINELNNMCCGLYDAGMFTQMEMHVLNTLDWNIGHPTVDFFTQLIVAEERDGREVEHMAAYICEIALYHRDFVSTKPSIMARASLALARAILSKPEVNDGEWDHTENVTLLTLSQHLHQPSVTLARKYSSAYYSKVSGKLADFLAQQAAISRRGPPSPPVEPTSLSTKTADIYSTPHKGLGAGPGVADGYMTPPITPDGNCFGHNQAMIKGYQAPPRCPVTPTPQPNHVQPYPQQQQQQPQHMAGASYFEGPTSHMAY from the coding sequence ATGGCATCCACCACCTATCACTCATCAGCCGATGAGACCTTCTTcgtcgaggacgaggccgcCCAGCGCATGACCATGCGCGACGCCGGCCGGATGATCGCCCGCAACAAGCAAGAGATGATCGCCAACGAGCTCTCGAGACTGGCCCACGACGAGTACCTGGAGGATATCATGAAGCACATGCGTCATATGGAGGACGAGACGTTGCCGGATGCCAACTTGATCGACATGCAGAGGGAGATCCAATGGTTTATGAGACCGTATCTCATCGACTTTCTCATCGAAGCCCATGCCGCcttctctctccttcccgagaccctcttcctcaccgtcAACCTTCTCGATCGGTACTGCTCCAAGCGTGTCGTCTACAAGCAACACTATCAACTCGTCGGCTGCGCTGCTCTCCTTATTGCCGCCAAGTACGGCGACAAGAAGGACAGAGTACCTCAGATCAACGAGCTTAACAACATGTGTTGCGGACTCTACGATGCAGGCATGTTTACCCAGATGGAAATGCACGTCCTCAACACCCTGGACTGGAACATTGGCCACCCGACGGTTGACTTCTTCACCCAGTTGATTGTGGCCGAGGAGCGTGACGGCAGAGAGGTTGAGCACATGGCGGCCTACATTTGTGAGATCGCCTTGTACCACCGGGATTTTGTGTCGACGAAGCCTTCGATTATGGCTCGGGCTTCTCTCGCGCTCGCCCGTGCCATCCTCAGCAAGCCCGAGGTCAACGATGGAGAGTGGGACCACACCGAGAACGTGACTCTACTCACCCTCTCGCAGCATCTTCATCAGCCATCCGTCACCCTCGCCCGCAAGTACTCGAGCGCCTACTACTCCAAGGTCTCTGGCAAGCTCGCAGACTTCCTTGCCCAGCAAGCCGCCATCTCTCGCCGAggacccccatctccccctgTCGAGCCAACGTCGCTCTCCACCAAGACTGCCGACATCTACAGCACCCCACACAAGGGACTCGGCGCTGGGCCCGGCGTTGCTGATGGTTACATGacccctcccatcacccccgaTGGTAATTGCTTCGGCCACAACCAAGCGATGATCAAGGGTTACCAAGCGCCACCACGATGCCCAGTCACCCCAACACCCCAACCGAATCACGTTCAGCCGTacccacagcaacaacaacaacaaccacaacataTGGCCGGGGCATCTTACTTTGAGGGCCCAACAAGCCATATGGCCTACTGA
- a CDS encoding hypothetical protein (EggNog:ENOG503P51F), with product MSTDARQPRQSGRRRPSALRSPAVNQDQQLPRRRSSAIRRNIETFNRNRAHNVRRGSEQVPPTPSRMTTRSMAREDTEDDVEHTGSTMANIEMDESLETWQPSLVIGSALWLEYEDPTKIEIADRKVLQTRLLAEHYQNYQNVSALTQMYEKAVQERAQLDENDEENTTPISKIPSLQANAIANRVSALQTVLARSTFGPERANIEAAIAGYESGDIPYSDKYTVIWAGRIADRFGDYESFSNENRAALLDRYAAEYGPGWIWYEPSLSKETDLYSGQPTSQAKAAICLTNKESWRTSRNHRNIGHYRIRMAFRRRQEHVSRPWSSSGPRSAKHKPRTARSYLRSTKTDLDEDRSGEGDYDDPNDYKPRMESFPTANSVIFDTLFDTGATNPCLYSDDIPLLGIDKHYYSAQSAIHIATATGTEVISEYELDVALIDSDFAFNTSIRVPEHMSYPLQPPRPMRVSIFPNTSNDFSKSANADPGRLSGLFPLIENYLSSAPGNYKVWLGSSRLEVLGTARLPPEMSFLTTTPNTPSKPATFPDPAALKKYQHQLLHHPPTRAIFEHSYTIPTSKLPLTLREDESSTKGTTILSGPLPSKGPLSIKYDLDSPTAQRELSKLTSSSSSSSSSSSSSNISILKIPPHLSPRPTDPPPPQTAVLTRKRATPAYHHPIWSNRVTTFSDPPPERERKKGNVLERMDKMGQTWRQQMMQDQQAHSSSQQPPPPTPSPRTVVTSPRLGKMYNRKGEVIGYVEMGGGGSGGNGEDTEMVGS from the exons ATGTCAACAGATGCCCGACAGCCACGACAGTCGGGGCGGAGGCGGCCGTCGGCTCTGCGATCACCCGCTGTCAATCAGGATCAGCAGCTCCCGAGAAGACGTTCGTCTGCTATTCGACGAAATATTGAGACGTTTAATCGCAACCGCGCCCATAATGTCAGAAGGGGCTCAGAGCAAgtccctcccaccccgaGTCGGATGACGACAAGAAGCATGGCAAGAGAGGACACGGAGGACGACGTAGAGCATACTGGGTCGACAATGGCCAACATAGAGATGGACGAGTCCCTAGAGACATGGCAACCATCTCTTGTCATAGGGTCTGCTCTCTGGTTAGAGTACGAAGACCCTACCAAGATCGAAATTGCCGACAGGAAGGTGCTGCAAACCCGTCTGCTTGCAGAGCATTATCAAAACTATCAAAATGTTAGCGCCCTTACCCAGATGTATGAGAAAGCGGTCCAGGAGCGAGCCCAACTAGACGAGAATGACGAAGAAAACACAACACCAAT ATCAAAAATCCCATCTCTTCAAGCCAACGCCATTGCCAACAGGGTTAGCGCTCTCCAGACCGTACTGGCAAGGTCAACATTTGGGCCGGAACGAGCCAACATTGAAGCAGCGATAGCCGGCTACGAGTCCGGCGACATCCCCTATTCCGACAAGTACACGGTAATCTGGGCAGGGCGTATTGCTGACCGCTTCGGTGACTACGAGTCCTTCTCCAACGAAAATCGTGCTGCCCTGCTAGACCGTTATGCTGCAGAGTACGGCCCAGGATGGATCTGGTATGAGCCTTCGCTCTCCAAAGAAACCGACCTGTACAGCGGGCAACCAACCTCACAAGCGAAAGCCGCCATCTGCCTCACCAACAAAGAGAGCTGGCGTACAAGCCGAAATCACAGGAACATCGGCCACTATCGAATCCGGATGGCTTTCAGACGTCGCCAGGAACACGTTTCTCGCCCCTGGTCCAGCTCCGGGCCCAGGTCAGCCAAACACAAGCCCAGAACAGCCCGAAGCTACCTCCGAAGCACCAAAACTGATCTCGACGAAGACCGCTCCGGCGAAGGTGATTACGACGACCCAAACGACTACAAGCCCCGCATGGAGAGCTTCCCTACCGCCAACTCCGTCATCTTCGACACCCTCTTCGACACCGGCGCCACTAACCCCTGCCTCTACTCCGAtgacatccccctcctcggcatAGACAAACACTACTACTCGGCTCAATCCGCAATCCACATCGCCACAGCAACCGGCACCGAAGTCATCTCCGAGTATGAGCTCGACGTCGCCCTCATCGACTCCGACTTTGCCTTCAACACCTCAATCCGAGTCCCCGAGCACATGTCCtaccccctccagcccccCCGCCCCATGCGCGTCAGCATCttccccaacacctccaacgACTTTTCCAAATCCGCCAACGCCGACCCCGGCCGCCTCTCGggcctcttccccctcatAGAAAACtacctctcctccgccccggGAAACTACAAAGTCTGGCTCGGCTCCTCCCGCCTCGAAGTCCTCGGCACCGCCCGCCTGCCCCCCGAAATGtccttcctcaccacaaccccaaacaccccctccaaacccgcCACCTTCCCCGACCCGGCCGCCCTGAAAAAatatcaacaccaactcctccaccacccccccacccgcGCAATCTTTGAACACAGCTACACAATCCCCACCTCCAagctccccctcaccctccgcGAAGACGAGTCCTCCACAAAAGGCACAACAATCCTCTCCGGCCCTCTCCCTTCCAAAGGCCCCCTCTCAATAAAATACGACCTCGactcccccaccgcccaacGAGAACTCTCCaaactcacctcctcctcctcctcctcctcctcctcctcatcatcatcaaataTCTCCATCCTAAAAATACCCCCCCATCTCTCCCCAAGGCCAACcgaccctcctcccccgcaaaCAGCCGTCCTCACCCGAAAAAGAGCCACACCAGCCTACCACCACCCGATCTGGTCCAACAGGGTCACCACCTTCTCCGACCCCCCTCCCGAACGGGAGCGCAAAAAGGGGAATGTCCTGGAGCGAATGGACAAGATGGGCCAGACGTGGAGGCAGCAGATGATGCAGGATCAACAAGCGCACTCGTCATCTCAGcagccccctcctccgacgCCATCGCCCAGAACGGTGGTGACAAGTCCCAGGCTGGGAAAGATGTACAAtagaaagggggaggtgattggGTATGTCGAGATGGGGGGCGGAGGTAgtggtgggaatggggaaGACACCGAGATGGTTGGGTCGTGA